The Micrococcales bacterium genomic interval TGACCCGGCCGCCTTCTCCGATGGCAGCGGCAGCGAGGTCCAGTACACCAACACCGCTCAGCTAACCTCCAGCACCGACGGCCTAGGCACCAATCCCCTGGCGCCCTTTAGCACAACGGCCCAAACCACGGTGGACGTGGTGCGGCAAACCAATTTGTCCATCACCAAGGCGGCTAGTTCGCCCACTTTCACCGCCGGTGGCATAGCCCGTTGGACCATTACCGTGGTCAACTCCGGCCCGTCTGATTTGCCGGCCGGCGCCACCATTACTGACACCCTGCAAGCCGGTTTGACCTTCAGCTCGGCCGGCTCCGATCCATCGTGTTCAGCCGCAGGTCAGGACGTCACCTGCACGCCTCTGCCTGCCATCGCGGTTGGTGAAGCCGTCAGTTTGCAGCTGGCCGCCCAGATTCCGGCCGACATCCTAACGACTGATTTGGCCAACCCACCGGTCTTACCTGTTGTTGACGAGGTGACCAACCAAGCCACCATAGACGCACCAAGCCTGCCAGGCCCGGTGACCAGCCCGCCGGTCGTAACCCCAATCGTGGCCCAAGTTGATGTGGCCATTGCCGGCACCGTCACCCAACAGGTGGTGCCAGCTGGCTCGACCTTGGTCTACACCATCACCGGGGTCAATAACGGCCCCTCTGCCGCCCGCGATCCGCAGTCCGGTGTCAACTTCCCGCCGGAGTTCCAGATCGATTCGGTGGCTGTCCCGGCAGATCTGATCCAATGCGCCACCAATCCGACCATTCCTTTCGAAATCGACTGCACCACCATTCCATCTGGTCCAGGCGGCCCCATCGCCTTGCCCGGCATCTCTGCCACAGGCGTGGTCCAGGTGACCGTGCCAGCCAACACCGCACCTGGGGTCTACCAGGTCCTTGCCCACAATATGATCTTCGACGTTGACGGCAACCCGCCGGACTTCAACCCCAGCAACAACATCGCCCGCATCAACGTCCTGGTCATCCCGGTAGCCGACGTTGCCGTCCAAAAAACCACTGTGACCAATCCGGTAAAGGCCGGCCAGCCAGTGACCTATGCGCTTGACGTGACAAATTTTGGGCCCTCTGATACCACCGAAGTCCAGTTAGTCGACCAGGTACCGGGCAAGGCCACCTTCGCCTCGGCCCAGTATTCCGGTGGCGGGGCGGTGGCCTGCACGCCTGGCCCGGCCAGCGAGGACCAGCCGTCCATCACCTGCGAGCTAGGCGACCTGGCGGTGGGCCAAACCAAGACGGTGCTGGTCACCTTCAACACACCCGCGACGCTGAGCGGCAACCTGACCAACGCTGCGGTAGTCGGTTCAGTCGCCCAAGACCCGGTGGCAGCCAATAACCAGGCCAGTGTGGCTAACCCGGTGGTGGTAAGCCCGGGTCCCGGCCCCGGCCCTGGTCCAGGCCCCGGCCCCGGTCCTGGTCCTGGTGGCAGCGGAGCCGGCGGCCGGTTGCCGTGGACCGGCACGGACACGCTCAACCTGCTGGTTTGGGCTCTACTCGCGATTGCCGGTGGCCTGGCCTTGCGCCGCCTGCGCCACCACGCCAGCGTCAGCCCACGCTATTTGGCCAAACACCTCGCCACCTGACAAGGCAGTCAATCCATCTAGCCGGCCCAATACGGCTCGCCGGCCGTGAGGCGCTGGACTTGAGCCGGGCAGACCAGCCGGCTTGGGCAACGGCCCGCGGCCTGACCGCCTCACCCAGAGCCCTGACACTAGCGCCGTTGGCACCACTATTTGGACGTTTTGGCCCGGCCGCCTGAGGCCGAGCCTGGGCCATGTGACAATCCCCGCAACGGTCGGCAATTGACTGCCTGGCCGCGAGGCGAGGAGGACACAATGACCAACCCAAACTGGCAACGAGGCGCCCGCGTACTAGGCGCGGCGGTGGTCGCCGGGCTCATCCTAACCGGGTTGGCGGCGCTCCCCCCGGCTCAGGCCGCCATGCCGGTGCCCTTCGCCCAGCGGTTCCAGGTCAACGCCAATGGAGCCATCGCCACCTTTGGCAACGCCTTAATGACCTGCCAAGCCTCAACGGCTTGCACCACCGCCCAAAACTCCACCACGGCCAATAACAACGACCTGGTCATGGTCAACCTTGATGCCGACTCAGACCCAACCACCTTCAACTCCTCCGCCTCTCACTTGGAGCTGCCGGCGGGCTCGAGCGTGCTGTGGGCCGGGTTGTATTGGGGGGCTCGCTTGACGGCTGGCACCAGCGGTTCGGCCGGCGCGGGCGACCGCACCCAAATGCTGCTCAAAGTACCCGGCGCCAACAGCTACCAGGCCATTGCCTCCATCCAAGAATTTGGCCCTGACACCACCCAATCAGGCGCCTACCAGCAGTTCGCCGATGTCACCACGCTGGTCCAAGGCGCCGGCGGCGGCAACTATTGGGGTGCCAATGTCGTGACCGGAACAGGCAAAGATCGATACGCCGGTTGGACCATCACCGTGGCTTATTCCGCCCCGGGTATGCCGCTGCGCAATTTGACCGTCTTCGATGGCTTCCAGGTGGTGCAAAACAACAAATCGGTTTCGGTGACCGTAGCCGGCTTCCTGGCACCGACCTCCCCGCCGGTCACGGCCGGTCTAACGATGATGGTCTACGAGGGTGATGCCGGCATTACCGGGGACAATGTCACGCTCAATGGCGCCCAGTTGGCCACCGCCGTCTCGCCGGGCTCCAACTTCTTCAACTCGACCGCTGACGACAATGGCAAAGCAGTGACCAGCCGAACCCCGGCCCACCGCAATATGTTGGGTTTCGACATCAAAACCCTGGCCACATCCAACATCTTGACACCTGGTGACGGCGTTTCTCCAGGCCGGGCCACGTTCTCCTTCAACACTTCATCCGATGTCTACCTGCCCGGCATGGTCGCCCTGGCGGTCGACCTTTACGCGCCAGATTTCAGTGCCTCGGCCAAGACCGTGGTCAACCTCAATGGCAACGACCCAGCCAGGTCCGGCGACACCCTCGAATACCACGTCTCCGTGGTCAACTCCGGCCAGGACAACGCTGTTAACGCCGTCATCAGCGACGCCCTGCCGGCCGGCGTCACCTACGTTAACGACTCAATGGAGTTGATCACACAAGTGGTTGGCGGCACCTCGGTTGTCGCGCCAAAGTTGCTGACGGACGGGGTCGATGCCGACGAAGGCCATTTCGACGCCGGCGCCAACCGGGTGGTGATCAACCTGGGCGAAGGGGCCACCAGCGCTAAGGGTGGCGAGATTCCAATTGGTCAGCAGGCCTCCTTCAGATTCCGGGTCACGCTGGACGGCCCCAGGGCGGTGGCCACCACCGTGACCAACCAGGCTGACCTGGCTTACACCGCTAAGGTCGCCCAGGTCAGTTCTAACTATTCGACCCCGCCGGTTTCAGTCACACTGGCCGCCGAGGCCGATGTACAACTGACCAAGACCATGTCGCCCAACCCGGTCAGCGCCGGTCAGCCAGTCTTGACCACCTTGACCGTCTTCAACGCCGGGCCGGCCACCGCCTTGGGGGTGGCGGTTACCGACGCCATGCCTGCGTCTGTCACCGTAGCCGGGATTGCGGTGTCCAATTCCTCCAGCTGCGCCTTGCCGCCCGCCCCCGGTCAGCCCTTCACCTGCCAGGTGGGCGATTTGGCCGATGCCGAAAAGGTCACCATCACCGTGACCGGCACGGCGGCGGCCAACCTAGCGCCCGGACAGTTAGTCAATGTGGCCAGTGCCGCTGCCTCTACGCCAGATCCAGACCTGTCAAACAACACCGCCGCCGCCACCACTACTACCGGCACTAGCGCCGATTTAGCCATCACGAAATCCACTTCGAATCCGACTCCAAGGCCTGGGGAGATAGTCAGCTTCACCATTACTGCCACCAACCACGGCCCCTCAGATGCCGCTGGTCTGATCATCTCCGATCTAGTGACCTCTAGTGCCTACCTTAGGTTGGTGGCAGTCGAGCCTGGCACGTCCGGGGCCACTTGTAACCCGGGCCCAATTTTGTCCCAGTGCGCCTTGGCAGCTTTGCCGGTGGGGCTGACGGTCAGCCTTGAGGTCACCGGATGGGTCTCGCCCAGCGCGCCGGCCGGTACCTCACTTTCCAACGCCGCTTCCGTCATCGCCACCACACCTGATCCGGCGACCCAAAACAACCTGACCTCAATTGGCCTGACCGTGGCCCCGCCCGAGGCGGATTTGTCCATCACCAAAACCGGCCCGGCCAGTGCGCTACCTGGTGGCACCATCAGCTACACCCTGTCCGTAACCAACCATGGGCCGGCTGACTCAACCGGCGCCAGGGTTCGCGACACTTTGCCAGCCGGTCTGACGGCCATTTCAGCCAGCTCGACCCTGGGTAGCTGTTCAATTGCTGGAGCCACTGTCAGCTGTGATCTTGGTGCCATGGCCGGGCCGGCCGCCCCAAACCTGCCGGGCCAGGCCCCTGACCCGAGCAGCTTGGCCACGGCCACCATCACCATTGAGGCGCAGATTGATCCGGCCCTGACCGGCTCGCTGGCCAACACCGCCCAGGTAGAGGGGCCCGAGGATCCAGATGACTCCAATAACACCTGGTCGATCGACACCCCGCTTGACCCCGAAGCAGATCCGGTTGCCAGCCAGGCCGATGTCGAGGTCAGCGCTCTAACGCTTGATAACCCCGGCGGCGCCGACGCCTACGGCGGCCCGGGTTCCCAGCGGATCCAGACCTTCATCGTGACAAATAATGGCCCGTCTGTGGCCAAGGCAGTCCAATTCACCGCTCAAATCGCCGTCCGTTCCTCGGTCGAATTGGCCCAGCTTGTTGGCACCATGCCTACCTGCAACCTACGAGACACGCAAATCACCTGCCTGGTGGACAACGGCCTAGATGACACCTCTGACCTGCAAGTGGGGCAATCAGTTACCGTCACGATTCGGTGGACCTTGGCTTCAACTGCCACGCCAGGCGACTATTTGGCCAACGGCCCGGTGGGCTCCGGCTACGGGGCCAATGTGACAGTGGCCACCACCACGACCGAGACCGACTTGTCCAACAACTACCAGGCGGTTGACCTGGTCATTGACCGGGCCCAGACCGACCTACTGCTGACCAAGACGGCCCTAACGACCACCACCAACTCCGACGCAGACCCGGCCTTCGTGGCCGGTTCGGCCTTCACCTACCAATTGACGGCCCAGGTGCTGCCAGGCGCCGCCCAGGCCCAGAACGTCGAACTGACCGACTTTATGCCGAAGGGCTTCACCGTCACAGCGGTGGGGACCAACCTTGGTACTTGCGCCATCGCCGCTGACGGTAGTGGTTTCAGCTGCCAGTTGGGCACCATGGAAGGTGCCAGCGCCGACCAGGCGCCGGTGGCCCAAATCACGGTCAGTGGACTGGTTGATCCGGCGAATTACTCTTCCGGCCAGCCCGGTGAAGTCCAGTACACCAACACCGCCCAGCTGACCTCTGCGACCGATGGCATCGGCACCAATCCATTGGCGGCGTTTAGCACCACGGCCCGGGCCACTGTGGACGTGGTGCGACAAACCAATCTGTCCATCACCAAGGTGGCCAATGACACCGAGTTCCTGGCCGGCGGTCAGGCCAGCTGGACCGTCACGGTGGTCAACGCCGGTCCTTCCGATTTGCCGGCCGGCGCCACGGTCGAAGACACTTTGCAGTCCGGTTTGGTCTTCGACGCGGCTGGCTCGGACCCGGCTTGTGCGGCCGGCGGCCAGGTGGTCACCTGCGCACCTCTGCCAGCCATACCGGCTGGCCAGGCCGTCTCAGTGCAGATTGCGGCCTATGTTCCGGTCGATGCCCTGACCGGCGATTTGGTGCCCTCAGGCCACGGCGGACCGCTGCCCATCATGGACCAGGTGACCAACCAAGCCACGGTTAGCGCGCCAAGCCTTCCGGCCGCCGTCACCAGCCCACCGGTCACCACCCCAATTGCGGCCCAGGTTGATACGGCCATTACCGGGTCAGTCTCCCAGCTGGTGGTCCCAGCCGGTTCGGCAATCTCCTACACCATTACCGGGGTCAACAATGGACCTTCGGCCGCCCGCAACCCGCTATCCGGCGCCAGCTTCCCACCGGAGTTTGTGATTGACTCGGTGGCCGTGCCGGCGGACCTGATCGAATGCGCCCCCAGTAGTGCCCCCGGCTCTGAGATTGGCTGCTCCACCATTGCTTCGGGTTTTGGCGGTCCAATTGCCGTAGCCGGGATCACTGCCACCGGCGTGGTCCAAGTCACCATCCCGCCTGACACGCCGCCTGGGGTGTACACCACCGTGGCCCACAACATCATTTCTACCGCGGACGGCAACCCGGTGGACTCCAACCCAAATAACGACACTGTCAGTATCGAGGTATTGGTCATCCCGGTGGCGGATCTAGAGGTCCAGAAGACCACTGTGACCAACCCGGTAGTGGCCGGCCAGCCAGTCACCTACGGCCTGGCCGTGACTAACTTTGGGCCTTCTGATACAACCGCGGCTCAGCTGACCGACCAAGTGCCGGCCGGCACCACCTTTGTTGCCGCCAAGTACCAAGGCGGAGGGGCAGTTCCCTGTGCCACCAGCCCCACCCGCGAGGATCAACCCTCAATCACCTGCCAACTCGGTGACATGGCTCTTGGCGACACCGAGACAGTTTTGTTGACCTTCAGCACCCCGAAGAACCTTTCCGGCCCCCTGGCCAACACCGCCTTGGTGGGATCAGCCGCTCAAGACCCGGTTGCGGCCAATAATCAAGCCGCAGTAGCCAACCCGGTGCAAACCCCGCCACCTATCACCGGTCCAGGCACAGGCAACTCCGGCACCCCAGGGGCGGCGGGGCCCAACGGCCCTGGTGGTGCCGGGCCAGCTGGCCGCTTGCCTTGGACCGGCGCGGACACGCTCAACCTGCTGGTCTGGGCCCTGCTGGCGATCACCGGCGGCCTAGCCCTGCGCCGCCTGCGCCGCCACGCCAGCGCCAGCCCACGCTATTTGGCCAAACACCTGGCTACTTGACCAAGTGGTCGAGCAGTGGCCCGGCCGGTTGGTTCAGCCACTTGGCGCCGCCTACGGCGCGGCTTGAACGATCGCTAGCAGCTCCTCGACTGGCCGGGCCCGGCCCTGGGCATCAACTAACCCCGATCCGGAGAAAATCCCGGCCCGCGTGGCCCCGCGCCCACGCAAATGCAGCGTCACCGCCCGGGTGTCAACCCCGGCCAGGCCAACCACACCTTGGGCCACCAGATCGCCTTCGAGCGAACGCTGCCCGCGCCAATTGGACCAGCGCCGGGCCGGATCGCGCAGCACCAGGCCGGCCACTTCGATCCGGTCTGACTGGCCGTCCTCATCGTTTAGCCCAACTACGCCAATATGCACTGCCGTCATCACCATGATTTGGCCGCGATTGGCCGGATCGGTCAGAATCTCCTGGTAGCCAGTCATAGCGGTGTTGAAAACGACCTGCCCAAGGCACTGGCCGGTGGCACCGTAGGGGTGGCCGGAAAAGGTGGTGCCATCGGCCAACACCAGCAGGCCCTGGGCGCTCATCTAACAACCTTTCCGTCCAGCACGGTGGCACGGCCGCGCAGGAATGTCGCCTCGGTCCGCCCGTGCATTTCGCGGCCGGCCACCGGCGTGTTGCCCGATGCCGAAACCTGCCTTGCCGCGTCGACCGGCCAGGTTTTGTTGGGGTCAAAGAGGGTCAAATTGGCAACTTCGCCCACTTCAATAGGGCGGCCTTGGTCATTTAGGCGGCCAATTAGGGCCGGTTTGCTTGACAGCACCTGGGCTACCCCAGCCCAGTCCATCCGGCCCATCTCAACCATCAGCTGGTTGACAATGGGTAAGGCGGTCTCCAACCCGGTCATGCCAAAAGCCGCCGCCGCCCATTCGCAGTCTTTTGACTGGAGCGGATGCGGGGCGTGGTCGGTGGCGACAATGTCAATAGTGCCGTCGGCCAAGGCTGAGCGTACCGCTGCCACATCATCACTTGAGCGCAGCGGCGGGTTGACCTTGAAAATCGGGTCGTAGCCGCGCACCGCCTCGTCGCTGAGCAGCAGGTGGTGCGGCGTGACCTCGGCCGTGACGTTGACCCCGCGGGCCTTGGCCCAGCGGATGATCTCAACCGATCCGGCGGTCGAGACATGACAAATATGCAACCTTGAGCCGACGTGTTCAGCTAGCAGCACATCGCGGGCAATTATGGCTTCTTCGGCCACGGCCGGCCAGCCGGCCAGGCCCAGTTCGGCCGAGACCACGCCCTCATGCATTTGGGAGTTCTCAGTTAGCCGCGGCTCTTGGGCGTGCTGGGCAATAACCCCGTCGATGGCCTTGACATACTCCAAGGCTCGGCGCATCAAAACTGGGTCGGCCACGCAATGGCCGTCATCGGAAAAGACCCGCACCCTAGCGGCACTGCGGGCCATGGCGGCCAGCTCGGCCAAACGTTCGCCCTGCAAACCCACTGAAACCGCCCCAACCGGGTGGACATCAACGTAGCCGGCCTCTTCTCCTAGGCGTTTGACCTGCTCAACCACCCCGGCCGTATCAGCCACTGGATGGGTGTTGGCCATGGCGTGAACAGCTGTAAACCCACCGGCCGCCGCCGCCTGGGTGCCGGTCAGAACCGTCTCGGCGTCCTCGCCGCCGGGCTGTCGCAGGTGGGTATGCAGGTCGACCAAACCTGGCAGCAGGACTAGGCCGTCGGCATTTATCGACTTGATGCCCTTGCCCGGTGAGGCATCCTCACCAAGGGCGGCGATCACGCCATCGGCCAACAAAACCTGGTCCGTCTGGCCGTTCGGTAGGCGTGCGTCCCTAATCAGATACTTCGTCATGCCGAGGCCTCCTGCCCGCCGGTTAGGGTCAAATACAGCACCGCCATGCGCACCGCCACGCCGTTGGCGACCTGTTCCACGATGACGCTACGGGCGCCATCGGCCGCCTCCTGGGAAATCTCCAGGCCGCGGTTCATAGGCCCGGGGTGCAAGACAATGGTGTGTTGGCGCAACTGCTCTAGGCGCGGGGAGTCTAAGCCGTATTCGCGGGCGTATTCCTCCGGGCTGGGGAAGAACCCGCCGCCGGCCGCGCTCATCCGTTCGCGCTGGACCCGCAGCATCATCACCGCATCCGGTTGGGCCTGGTCAAGGGCCTGGTCGAAGGAGTGAGAAACCTGGCAGGGCCAAGGATTGATGCCAACCGGCAGCAAGGTGGCCGGGGCTACTAGCGTCACTTTGGCACCTAGGGTGTCCAGTAGTTGAACGTTGGAGCGGGCCACTCTGGAATGGAGGATGTCGCCCACAATCACCACGCTCAAACCGTCCAAACCCTGGCCTGTCGGTTCGGCCACCAGGTGGTGGCGCATGGTCATAGCGTCCAGCAGAGCTTGGGTTGGGTGTTGGTGGGTGCCGTCGCCGGCGTTGATTATGGCCGCGTCGGTCCAGTCGGAGTGGGCTAAGCGGTAGGCCACACCACTGGCCTGGTGGCGCACCACAATACCGTCAATCCGCATGGCTCCCAGGGTTAGCACTGTGTCTTTGAGCGATTCGCCTTTAGAAACCGAAGAGCCTTTGGGACTGAAATTGATGACATCGGCGCTGAGGCGTTTGGCGG includes:
- a CDS encoding dihydroorotase; the encoded protein is MTKYLIRDARLPNGQTDQVLLADGVIAALGEDASPGKGIKSINADGLVLLPGLVDLHTHLRQPGGEDAETVLTGTQAAAAGGFTAVHAMANTHPVADTAGVVEQVKRLGEEAGYVDVHPVGAVSVGLQGERLAELAAMARSAARVRVFSDDGHCVADPVLMRRALEYVKAIDGVIAQHAQEPRLTENSQMHEGVVSAELGLAGWPAVAEEAIIARDVLLAEHVGSRLHICHVSTAGSVEIIRWAKARGVNVTAEVTPHHLLLSDEAVRGYDPIFKVNPPLRSSDDVAAVRSALADGTIDIVATDHAPHPLQSKDCEWAAAAFGMTGLETALPIVNQLMVEMGRMDWAGVAQVLSSKPALIGRLNDQGRPIEVGEVANLTLFDPNKTWPVDAARQVSASGNTPVAGREMHGRTEATFLRGRATVLDGKVVR
- a CDS encoding aspartate carbamoyltransferase catalytic subunit, translated to MKHLLQASDLSRDQAIEILDVADEMAATQARSIKKLPTLRGRTVVNLFYEDSTRTRISFEAAAKRLSADVINFSPKGSSVSKGESLKDTVLTLGAMRIDGIVVRHQASGVAYRLAHSDWTDAAIINAGDGTHQHPTQALLDAMTMRHHLVAEPTGQGLDGLSVVIVGDILHSRVARSNVQLLDTLGAKVTLVAPATLLPVGINPWPCQVSHSFDQALDQAQPDAVMMLRVQRERMSAAGGGFFPSPEEYAREYGLDSPRLEQLRQHTIVLHPGPMNRGLEISQEAADGARSVIVEQVANGVAVRMAVLYLTLTGGQEASA